In Nonlabens agnitus, the DNA window CTAGCGATAGAAATACTTCAAAACTTAATTCATATGAAACTTACACTACAACTTGCTGCGATATACAATATTCTTTGGGGTGCTTGGGTCGTCTTATTTCCACAAATGTTTTGGGAACTGGTAGGCATGGAGCCGTTGAATCAGCCTATGGTATGGCAAGGAATGGGAATGGTAATAGGTGTTTATGGTCTAGGCTACTGGTGGGCAAGCTATGATCCCATGCGCCACTGGCCTATTGTTGCCGTTGGTATGTTGGGTAAGATTTTTGGCCCCTTGGGATTTGTCTTTAATTATGCACAGGGAAAGGTTCCCTTTGAATTTATTTACACGCTGGTGACTAATGACTTCATCTGGTGGATTCCATTTTTCTTGATTCTGAAAAAAGTGCATACCGACTACAAGTGGAAGCTGACTTAGCTCAACCATACATAACCTGGTTTGAACTATTATCCAGCGAAAGCTGATAGCAGTCAATCCACGAACTATTATTTAAAACGACTGAAATACAGAGAGTACTAATTGACCTTTTGAAGTATTGCTGGTAATCTCACGCATATAACCAGCTTGTGCGCGCAGATCTTGTGAGATCCTATATCCTACACCGCCAAAACTCCAATTGCGATCAAACCTGTTCACGGTGGTGTTGCGCAATTGAGTCTCGCCATTAATAAAAACCTCGTTCCAAAACGGCAAATAGAATTTGGATTGCTGCTCATCCTTATAAAAATGGATGTTAACAAAAATCGTGTAACGTACCCTGCTGCGGAAATCCTGATTCTCTACAAACCGCTCTTCAAACCTAAATCGATGCCGTATACTCACCGTTTTGCCAGCGTTGGTATCCAACCAGACATCCTGATGCAAACGATGCTCTGAAGTACTGCCATCCATGTCGCCAAAGGGCTCGCCGTAGAAATATCCATAACCAGCGTGCAGCTCTACCACACCTATGGCTGGTGTATAGGCCACTGCTGCCCTAGCAATAAATTGCTGGAAATCACTACTCAACTCATAGGTGCGATACTGAAAATCTCCAGCTACCTTCCACTTGTTCCCAATAGGTAAGCTATAGAAATACTGGCTCCACAATCCTGTCTCGCTCAGACCATTTTGTGACAGTCCTACCTGACAGAACAAAAGAATGAAAAGAAGGCTCGATAGATTTTTCATGACTACAGAATAAGCTTATAAAGCTACAAAGGCTTCGGCTTTAAGACAAAAATGCCGTGTTCTCATTATTTTTTCAACATTAACGACAACGTGATAGTACTAGTGATGACGTGGAAATCCGCTTTCGCGAAAGCGATAAAAACCACTAGCACTGTAACAAGAAACCGGGTCTGCCGACTAATAGAAAAGTAGTGAATGTCCCGCCATTGCTGGTCTGAATAAGTGTCAGAATATTCGGCTTTGGTATGATTATTGCTACCTATAACTTGATTGTCAAGAGCTGACAGTCGCCTAATTTTTTAATCTTTTTATTTTAATGAGACAACTCAAAATCACCAAGCAGGTTACTAACCGTGAGTCTAAATCCTTGGACAAGTACCTACAAGACATCTCTAAGATCGACCTGATCACTGCAGAGGAAGAAGTGGAACTTGCACAGCGTATTAAAAAAGGTGATCAGAGAGCACTTGAGAGATTGACTACCGCAAACTTACGTTTTGTGGTTTCTGTTGCAAAACAGTATCAAAATCAAGGGCTTAAATTACCCGATCTTATTAATGAAGGAAATGCAGGTCTTGTAAAGGCTGCCAAAAGGTTTGATGAAACTCGCGGTTTCAAATTCATATCGTACGCGGTATGGTGGATACGCCAGTCGATCTTACAGGCACTAGCAGAGCAGTCCCGTATCGTGCGTCTTCCATTGAATAAAATTGGTTCGATTAACAAAATCAACAAGGCTTTTTCACACCTTGAGCAATTGCACGAGCGTCCACCATCGCCAGAAGAACTAGCCACTGAGCTAGACATGACGGTAAGTGACGTGAAACAATCGCTTAAAAATGCCGGGCGTCACGTATCCATGGATGCGCCGCTTAAAGAAGGTGAGACTTCTAACCTCTATGACGTTGTACGTAGTGGTGAGTCACCTAATCCTGACAAGGACCTATTGCATGAATCCCTTACACTAGAGATTACACGTGCCCTAGAGACACTTTCTCAAAAAGAGGCAGATGTTATTTCGCTTTACTTTGGTATCGGGAACCAGCAGCCTATGAGTCTGGAAGAAATAGGTGAAACCTTTGACTTGACCCGTGAGCGCGTGCGCCAGATCAAGGAAAAAGGAATCAAGAGACTGCGCCAAAACAGCCGCAGCAAAATTTTGAAGTCTTATCTAGGATAAGCCATTTTATCCTACTTTTTTACTGAAGCGCCTGAAATGGCGCTTTTTTATTGGGGTAAAATTATCATAGTTTAATTCCTGATTAAACAAATAGCTAATGTCATTATTATAAAAAGGTGAATCATGAGTAAAAAGAAATATACTGATCAACAATTAAGAAGTCGCTACTGGATCTTCGGTGGTTTAGGAATGGGAATACTCGGGTTTGGATTATCTGCCCTAGTTGAAAGCGGTTTCTTAAAGCACAGTGATGCAGAGTCATGGCAATGGATAATGGCAGGAACCGTATCGCTGGTGCTAATAATGACTGGAATTAATTTTTTGCTTGAATCTTTTAGTTGTAAAATACAATTGAAGAAATAAAAATTATAAAAAGACTTTCATCAAGCTTAAATCCTAGCCTGATACGTATACAAATCAAAGTATCTGCCTTCTAGAGCGATCAGTTCTTCATGGGTGCCGCGCTCAGCGATTTCACCAGCTTCAATGACTAGAATTTGATCTGCTTTTTTGATCGTACTTAAGCGGTGAGCGATGACGATAGTGGTTCTATCCTTGACCAGTTCGCTCAGAGATTTTTGAATTAGCGCTTCACTTTCTGTATCTAGATTGGATGTAGCTTCGTCTAAGATGATGATTTTAGGATCGGCTAGTATGGCTCTGGCAATAGCGATGCGTTGACGCTGGCCTCCAGAAAGTTTGACGCCACGCTCGCCTATTAAGGTATCGAGACCGTCTTCAAAACGATCTGTGAATTCATTGACATAACCCGCTTTAACAGCTGCGAGCAATCGTTCCTCGCTAGCGTCTGGTCTTGGGAACAAAATGTTTTCCCTAATGGTTCCCTCAAATAGAAACTCATCTTGTAAAACCACGCCCAGATGCTTTCTAAAACTGGCTAGTTTCACTTTAGACATATCCTGACCATCAATGGTCACAACACCTTTATTGGGATTTAAAAACGTAGCCGATAATCCTGCAATGGTTGATTTTCCAGAACCAGAACTTCCCACCAGCGCCACTGTAGTACCAGCCATAGCTTCAAAAGAAATGTTATGGATGACCTCTTTACCTTTCTCGTATGAAAACGAAACGTTGTCAAATTTTAGGTTGCCTTTAAATTGGTCCAGTTCGATGGTGCGCTCGCCAATTTGATCTTCGGGCGTCAGGTTCATCAATTCTTCGGTTCGATCCAGTCCTGCAAGCGCTTCTGTAAGTTGGCTGCCTATGTTGCTCATTTGGATGATAGGCGCTATCATAAACCCCAATAAAATCGTGAAGAACAAAAACTCTCCTGTCGTCATATCGCCTTCCATCATAAAATAGCCACCTATTCCCATGATGCCTACTGACGCTAATCCTAACAAGAAAGTAGCACTACTGGTTACCA includes these proteins:
- a CDS encoding DUF2490 domain-containing protein, which produces MKNLSSLLFILLFCQVGLSQNGLSETGLWSQYFYSLPIGNKWKVAGDFQYRTYELSSDFQQFIARAAVAYTPAIGVVELHAGYGYFYGEPFGDMDGSTSEHRLHQDVWLDTNAGKTVSIRHRFRFEERFVENQDFRSRVRYTIFVNIHFYKDEQQSKFYLPFWNEVFINGETQLRNTTVNRFDRNWSFGGVGYRISQDLRAQAGYMREITSNTSKGQLVLSVFQSF
- a CDS encoding sigma-70 family RNA polymerase sigma factor — encoded protein: MRQLKITKQVTNRESKSLDKYLQDISKIDLITAEEEVELAQRIKKGDQRALERLTTANLRFVVSVAKQYQNQGLKLPDLINEGNAGLVKAAKRFDETRGFKFISYAVWWIRQSILQALAEQSRIVRLPLNKIGSINKINKAFSHLEQLHERPPSPEELATELDMTVSDVKQSLKNAGRHVSMDAPLKEGETSNLYDVVRSGESPNPDKDLLHESLTLEITRALETLSQKEADVISLYFGIGNQQPMSLEEIGETFDLTRERVRQIKEKGIKRLRQNSRSKILKSYLG
- a CDS encoding ABC transporter ATP-binding protein: MKESSKSQSKVTITSAFKTIIWPRRKLVLIGLVLIVISRLASLVLPWKSKALLDDVIPNKDFDALYDLLWLVGLALLVQAITSFLLTRILSVQAQYLISELRAQVQKKVLSLPISFFDNTKSGALVSRIMNDVEGVRNLIGTGLVQLVGGTITAVVSLVLLIRINAWMTLFVFLPVAVFGFVALKAFKYIRPIFRNRGKINAEVTGRLTETLAGVRVIKGFGAEEQENKIFEDGVERLYQNVKKSLTSTALVTSSATFLLGLASVGIMGIGGYFMMEGDMTTGEFLFFTILLGFMIAPIIQMSNIGSQLTEALAGLDRTEELMNLTPEDQIGERTIELDQFKGNLKFDNVSFSYEKGKEVIHNISFEAMAGTTVALVGSSGSGKSTIAGLSATFLNPNKGVVTIDGQDMSKVKLASFRKHLGVVLQDEFLFEGTIRENILFPRPDASEERLLAAVKAGYVNEFTDRFEDGLDTLIGERGVKLSGGQRQRIAIARAILADPKIIILDEATSNLDTESEALIQKSLSELVKDRTTIVIAHRLSTIKKADQILVIEAGEIAERGTHEELIALEGRYFDLYTYQARI